The following DNA comes from Sporichthya brevicatena.
GACGGCGACGACGTCGCGGTCCGGGATCGCCCCCACCAACCAGGAGTCGACCCCCGCCGCCGGGTTGTCCCGCTCCACCCACCACCCCTCGGGCTCGCGCCGGGTCACGCGCTTGACCGCAAGTCCCCGGTCCGGCAGGCGGACGACCGCGGCGCGGCCGACCCGCGGTCGGGCGCGGTAGCGGATCAGCAGCAGGTCACCCGGTCGGTAGGTCGGCCGCATCGAGTCGCCGGAGACGCGCGCGGTCCCCCAGCCCTTCCGCTCTTCGTCCGTGCCCACCGGGGTAGTGTCGCCGTGACTTTCACAGAACCGACACGAAGGGACCGATCCGATGCGGTTGTTCCGCCCGATCGACGTCTCCGCCCACTGCGACCTGCCGTGCGGCGTTTACGACCCTGCCCAGGCCCGGATCGAAGCCGAG
Coding sequences within:
- a CDS encoding S24 family peptidase, coding for MGTDEERKGWGTARVSGDSMRPTYRPGDLLLIRYRARPRVGRAAVVRLPDRGLAVKRVTRREPEGWWVERDNPAAGVDSWLVGAIPDRDVVAVVVGRIWPIFRR